The following are encoded together in the Sandaracinaceae bacterium genome:
- a CDS encoding metallophosphoesterase family protein → MPPAAKPMAFLSDIHGALAPLEAVLEELARREVSDIYVAGDLLLGGDQPLEVWRKLQSVNARCTRGASDTALCMVDPATLSPTDEHQRRRMERFLNTRRDLGELVLASIRRLPERLRIPMIDGREILMTHESPIGTGAELSHDLDDDELIDLLDSDPADIFVVGSTHVPFQRALTGAHVINVGSVGQAPGGEVAHFTILNPRLDGTEILQDFVTF, encoded by the coding sequence ATGCCGCCTGCCGCCAAACCGATGGCCTTCCTGTCCGACATCCACGGGGCGCTCGCGCCGCTCGAGGCCGTGCTCGAAGAGCTGGCCCGCCGCGAGGTGAGCGACATCTACGTGGCGGGCGACCTGCTCCTGGGCGGCGACCAGCCCCTCGAGGTCTGGCGCAAGCTGCAGTCGGTGAACGCGCGCTGCACGCGAGGCGCCAGCGACACGGCGCTGTGCATGGTGGACCCGGCCACGCTCAGCCCCACCGATGAGCACCAGCGGCGGCGCATGGAGCGCTTCCTGAACACACGCCGCGACCTGGGCGAGCTGGTGTTGGCGTCCATCCGGCGCCTGCCGGAGCGCCTGCGCATCCCCATGATCGACGGCCGCGAGATCCTGATGACGCACGAGTCGCCCATCGGCACCGGTGCCGAGCTCAGCCACGACCTGGACGACGACGAGCTCATCGACCTCTTGGACAGCGACCCGGCGGACATCTTCGTGGTGGGGTCCACGCACGTGCCCTTCCAGCGCGCGCTCACCGGCGCCCACGTCATCAACGTGGGCTCCGTGGGCCAGGCGCCAGGGGGCGAGGTGGCGCACTTCACGATCTTGAATCCCCGCCTCGACGGCACCGAGATCCTGCAGGACTTCGTCACGTTCTAG
- a CDS encoding alpha/beta hydrolase, translated as MPFVPMRDGSRLHVRVVGSGPPVLMLPGLGMASAHWLPFVLPHAHRFRFYMPDFRGHGPSRHLRLTQPDVFESHAQDVKDVVAHFGLTDYLLAGISLGATTALHVRRETGFEGVRGYLHIDQSPNVLNGPDWQHGLAGERQDELFRHMQAALRVLAHHPDAEFFDELPQSVRVSLAFTLSSLIGVLGAAPARERFIRRALPRLPAAIARRVPLLRLDDMRAYLTAYSGGGHDYRPALAHGDVPVTLMVGMNSPLYAPAGQELVATQAKRGRVVRFHRSGHAPLLDEPRKFVREFARFLSQAPA; from the coding sequence ATGCCCTTCGTCCCCATGCGAGATGGCTCACGGCTCCACGTGCGGGTGGTGGGCAGCGGGCCGCCCGTGCTCATGCTCCCCGGCCTCGGGATGGCCAGCGCGCACTGGCTGCCGTTCGTGCTGCCCCACGCGCACCGCTTCCGCTTCTACATGCCGGACTTCCGCGGGCACGGCCCCTCGCGGCACCTGCGCCTCACGCAGCCCGACGTGTTCGAGAGCCACGCGCAGGACGTGAAGGACGTGGTGGCCCACTTCGGGCTCACCGACTACCTGCTGGCAGGCATCTCGCTGGGCGCCACCACGGCGCTGCACGTTCGGCGCGAGACCGGGTTCGAGGGCGTGCGCGGCTACCTGCACATCGACCAGTCGCCCAACGTGCTGAACGGACCGGACTGGCAGCACGGGCTCGCCGGAGAACGTCAGGACGAGCTGTTCCGCCACATGCAGGCCGCGCTGCGCGTGCTGGCACACCACCCGGACGCCGAGTTCTTCGACGAGCTGCCGCAAAGCGTGCGCGTCTCGCTGGCGTTCACGCTGTCATCGCTGATTGGGGTGCTGGGCGCCGCTCCAGCCCGCGAACGCTTCATCCGGCGGGCGCTGCCCAGGCTGCCAGCGGCCATCGCGCGCCGCGTGCCGCTGCTGCGCCTCGACGACATGCGCGCCTACCTCACGGCGTACTCGGGCGGCGGCCACGACTACCGGCCCGCGCTCGCTCACGGAGACGTGCCCGTGACGCTCATGGTGGGCATGAACTCCCCGCTCTACGCCCCTGCCGGGCAGGAGCTGGTGGCCACGCAGGCCAAGCGCGGCCGGGTGGTGCGCTTCCACCGCTCGGGCCACGCGCCGCTGCTGGACGAGCCGCGCAAGTTCGTGCGCGAGTTCGCGCGGTTCCTCTCGCAGGCGCCGGCGTGA
- a CDS encoding universal stress protein, whose amino-acid sequence MTGTTERVLVATDLTEASHEAVHFAAMLAKTVPATLELLHVVDMVNVEDLPEHTDPAVTDYVDAIRTRLERRLASQGIKLDVERTRCEALGARCETGIADGRVWEVLLQRSQETKASFIVVGPHAKGPGERALGAIGEFLLGSTADRVVRHSRAPVWVVPSQETAPAEAPFRALMVAVDFSSVTARALDIAADLARKAGGELHLVHILPVKYRGDSNSPCPDNLEGAPSTVVCNDGKARLHRLASAIQGLTVHEHVRVAQHSIHEELIDAARDAGASGMVMGSHNRSMLDHMVLGSTAERCAKRTTLPLLIVRG is encoded by the coding sequence ATGACTGGCACGACCGAACGCGTATTGGTGGCGACCGACCTGACCGAGGCCAGCCACGAGGCCGTCCACTTCGCGGCGATGCTCGCGAAGACGGTCCCCGCCACCCTCGAGCTGCTGCACGTGGTGGACATGGTCAACGTGGAGGACCTGCCCGAGCACACGGACCCCGCCGTGACCGACTACGTGGACGCCATCCGCACACGGCTCGAGCGGCGTCTCGCGTCGCAGGGCATCAAGCTGGACGTGGAGCGCACCCGCTGCGAGGCCCTCGGCGCGCGCTGCGAGACGGGCATCGCGGACGGCCGCGTGTGGGAGGTGCTGCTGCAGCGCAGCCAGGAGACCAAGGCGAGCTTCATCGTGGTGGGTCCGCACGCCAAGGGCCCCGGCGAGCGCGCGCTGGGCGCCATCGGCGAGTTCCTGTTGGGCTCCACGGCCGACCGCGTGGTGCGTCACTCGCGCGCGCCCGTTTGGGTGGTGCCCAGCCAAGAGACCGCTCCCGCCGAGGCACCGTTTCGGGCGCTGATGGTGGCCGTGGACTTCTCGTCCGTGACCGCGCGGGCCCTCGACATCGCGGCCGACCTCGCGCGCAAGGCGGGCGGCGAGCTGCACCTGGTCCACATCCTGCCCGTGAAGTACCGCGGGGACTCGAACTCCCCGTGCCCCGACAACCTCGAGGGCGCACCCTCCACCGTGGTGTGCAACGACGGCAAGGCCCGGCTCCACCGCTTGGCCAGCGCCATCCAAGGGCTCACGGTGCACGAGCACGTGCGCGTGGCCCAGCACAGCATCCACGAAGAGCTCATCGACGCCGCGCGCGACGCGGGCGCCTCGGGCATGGTCATGGGCTCGCACAACCGCTCCATGCTGGACCACATGGTGCTGGGCAGCACGGCCGAGCGCTGCGCCAAGCGCACCACGTTGCCGTTGCTCATCGTGCGCGGCTGA
- a CDS encoding M20/M25/M40 family metallo-hydrolase — MPPSSPFRADAALAQHSVDLCQALLRIDTTNPPGNEREAADLCATELRAGGLEPVILESAPGRANVVARLKATHDVGKPPLLLTAHLDVVGVDPEHWDHPPFAGVIADGCLWGRGAIDMKNMAAMSVAVIKRLAQERVPLDRDLIFAGVADEEAGCKHGSFWLADHHPELVRAEFALGEGGGFNMHLGNKNFFVVQVAEKGVCWVKARVRGEPGHGSLPRPDSSVHKLAAGIERLRKKGLSRRVTPVMRDFVLALAEGQPAALKALLPRLLEPGIAPHLLRLLPDQSVARALGAMLGNTASPTVLRAGSKTNVIPSLAEVDIDGRVLPGTTTEEFLAELQAVLGPEFELEVTNAWNPMVTSPRESSFLDCIHAVMADREPDAPLVPYLMPGFTDATAFTSIGARWYGFAPVKLPKGMKFADMFHGHNERIPVDGLRWGTETLTDLLVRFAGV, encoded by the coding sequence ATGCCTCCGTCTTCCCCCTTCCGCGCCGACGCGGCGCTCGCCCAGCACTCGGTCGACCTCTGCCAGGCGCTGCTCCGCATCGACACCACCAACCCCCCGGGCAACGAGCGCGAGGCCGCGGACCTGTGTGCCACCGAGCTGCGCGCGGGCGGGCTCGAGCCGGTGATCCTCGAGAGCGCTCCCGGACGGGCCAACGTGGTGGCGCGCTTGAAGGCGACGCACGACGTGGGGAAGCCGCCGCTGCTGCTCACGGCGCACCTCGACGTGGTGGGCGTGGACCCGGAGCACTGGGACCACCCGCCCTTCGCGGGCGTCATCGCGGACGGCTGCCTGTGGGGGCGCGGCGCCATCGACATGAAGAACATGGCTGCCATGTCGGTGGCCGTCATCAAGCGCTTGGCGCAGGAGCGCGTGCCGCTCGACCGCGACCTCATCTTCGCGGGCGTGGCGGACGAAGAAGCCGGCTGCAAGCACGGCTCGTTCTGGCTGGCCGACCACCACCCCGAGCTGGTGCGCGCGGAGTTCGCGCTGGGCGAGGGCGGCGGCTTCAACATGCACCTCGGCAACAAGAACTTCTTCGTGGTGCAGGTGGCCGAGAAGGGCGTTTGCTGGGTGAAGGCGCGCGTGCGTGGTGAGCCCGGGCACGGCTCGCTGCCGAGGCCGGACTCGTCGGTGCACAAGCTGGCGGCGGGCATCGAGCGGCTGCGCAAGAAGGGGCTCTCGCGGCGCGTCACGCCCGTCATGCGCGACTTCGTGCTGGCGCTGGCCGAGGGGCAGCCGGCGGCGTTGAAGGCGCTGCTGCCGCGCTTGCTGGAGCCGGGCATCGCGCCGCACCTGCTGCGCCTCCTGCCGGACCAGAGCGTGGCGCGCGCGCTCGGGGCCATGCTGGGCAACACGGCCTCACCCACCGTGCTGCGCGCGGGCAGCAAGACCAACGTCATCCCGTCGCTGGCCGAGGTGGACATCGACGGGCGCGTGCTGCCGGGCACCACCACCGAGGAGTTCCTGGCCGAGCTGCAGGCGGTGCTGGGTCCCGAGTTCGAGCTCGAGGTCACCAACGCCTGGAACCCCATGGTCACGTCGCCGCGCGAGTCCAGCTTCCTCGACTGCATCCACGCCGTCATGGCGGACCGCGAGCCCGACGCGCCGCTGGTGCCCTACCTGATGCCGGGCTTCACCGACGCCACCGCCTTCACCAGCATCGGCGCGCGGTGGTACGGCTTCGCCCCCGTGAAGCTGCCCAAGGGCATGAAGTTCGCCGACATGTTCCACGGCCACAACGAGCGCATCCCGGTGGACGGCCTGCGCTGGGGCACCGAGACGCTCACCGATTTGCTGGTGCGCTTCGCGGGCGTGTGA
- a CDS encoding cytochrome P450: MFSFHDRHPHLPPTLRMSRVRQTQRFVTDLGAFFDEGVRDMGDAFSLDIIGYGPLVVFSDEESVKRITAARPEEFTHANDIVAFFVGQSSIFLLDGDAHKHARRRTLSAFAGDRMKRYGEVMKRAADRYIDGLGPNQTISAMDAGTTMALEIILIALFGMEPGPEYDQLDAAIRGFMEGGHSPVASLLSYWLPASTMRGLILGDRDPATMAKRPMSPLGRALGKTSAIRSGRVLTELLLQLVQERRRTLDRASDDGLSHILRTARDEGHAYDDAAAFDESLTLLLAGHDTTAITLSRALYRLSTAPRVVEVMRGELDAEFPDQPIDPARIEALPYLDAVVNECLRLDALARGATRRLLRPMNFGGYDLPAGTLVTGYVYPRQRDKASWEQPDDFYPEQFMGKRVKPHEFAPFGVGFRRCAGAAFATYEMKILLAEFVRRVDFRVPAGYVLREGMLGPMIAPVGPVPVEILAVRPDVGSAGKARAGRSEATA; the protein is encoded by the coding sequence ATGTTCTCCTTCCACGACCGCCACCCTCACCTCCCGCCCACCCTCCGCATGTCCCGCGTGCGGCAGACCCAGCGCTTCGTCACGGATCTCGGCGCCTTCTTCGACGAAGGCGTGCGGGACATGGGCGACGCCTTCAGCCTCGACATCATCGGCTACGGCCCGCTGGTGGTGTTCTCGGACGAAGAGTCCGTGAAGCGCATCACGGCCGCGCGCCCCGAGGAGTTCACCCACGCCAACGACATCGTGGCGTTCTTCGTGGGTCAGAGCTCCATCTTCTTGCTGGACGGCGACGCACACAAGCACGCACGGCGGCGCACGCTCTCCGCCTTCGCGGGCGACCGCATGAAGCGCTACGGCGAGGTCATGAAGCGCGCGGCAGACCGCTACATTGACGGCCTCGGCCCCAACCAGACCATCTCGGCCATGGACGCGGGCACCACCATGGCGCTCGAGATCATCCTGATCGCGCTGTTCGGCATGGAGCCGGGGCCCGAATACGACCAGCTGGACGCCGCCATCCGGGGTTTCATGGAAGGGGGCCACAGCCCCGTGGCCAGCCTGCTGTCCTACTGGCTGCCGGCGTCCACCATGCGCGGGCTTATCCTGGGCGACCGCGACCCGGCGACCATGGCCAAGCGTCCCATGTCCCCGCTGGGGCGCGCGCTGGGCAAGACGTCCGCCATCCGCTCCGGCCGCGTGCTCACGGAGCTGCTGCTGCAGTTGGTGCAGGAGCGCCGCCGCACGCTCGACCGCGCCAGTGACGACGGCCTCTCGCACATCCTGCGCACCGCGCGCGACGAAGGACACGCCTACGACGACGCCGCTGCGTTCGACGAGAGCCTGACGCTGCTGCTGGCGGGGCACGACACCACGGCCATCACGCTGTCGCGCGCGCTCTACCGCCTGTCCACGGCGCCGCGCGTGGTGGAGGTCATGCGCGGCGAGCTGGACGCCGAGTTCCCCGACCAGCCCATCGACCCGGCGCGCATCGAGGCCCTGCCCTACCTGGACGCCGTGGTGAACGAGTGCCTGCGCCTGGACGCCCTGGCCCGCGGCGCCACACGCCGGCTGCTGCGCCCCATGAACTTCGGCGGCTACGACCTGCCCGCCGGCACGCTGGTCACGGGCTACGTCTACCCGCGCCAGCGCGACAAGGCCTCGTGGGAGCAGCCCGATGACTTCTACCCCGAGCAGTTCATGGGCAAGCGCGTGAAGCCGCACGAGTTCGCGCCCTTCGGCGTGGGCTTCCGGCGCTGCGCAGGCGCCGCCTTCGCCACCTACGAAATGAAGATCCTGCTGGCCGAGTTCGTGCGCCGCGTGGACTTCCGCGTGCCCGCTGGCTACGTGCTGCGCGAGGGCATGCTGGGCCCCATGATCGCCCCGGTGGGCCCGGTGCCGGTGGAGATTCTCGCCGTGCGCCCCGACGTCGGCTCGGCGGGCAAAGCGCGCGCGGGTCGGTCGGAAGCCACCGCCTAG
- a CDS encoding phosphatase PAP2 family protein, translating into MRRRAASLFVAVCGLTLALGGPVHAQQAPREVQLSMPHFAYDLGYVATGGVLYLTSHFAVTPRDRDTAPLGRGGEHAHQDGADLASDITVGLVLSLGPIVGFVLDGSREGEYARALRVPIVLFESFVMTSGITGTLKNLGVCRPYAWQGSEGVCDAEAGIPSDERDHRRSFPSGHAASSASIAGGLLGMWLLPTGRDDRLAPLALGVTLLSVTTAALRVRAGAHSLVDVGVGFGIGLGVGLGTAALHVRSNEARRVSVSPMGRGLMLHGSF; encoded by the coding sequence GTGCGCCGCCGTGCTGCCTCCCTCTTCGTCGCCGTGTGCGGGCTCACCCTCGCGCTGGGTGGCCCCGTCCATGCCCAGCAGGCCCCGCGCGAGGTCCAGCTTTCCATGCCGCACTTCGCCTACGACCTCGGCTACGTGGCGACCGGAGGGGTGCTCTACCTCACCTCCCACTTTGCCGTGACCCCGCGCGACCGCGACACCGCACCGCTGGGCCGTGGCGGCGAGCATGCTCATCAAGACGGCGCGGACCTCGCGTCGGACATCACGGTGGGGCTGGTGCTCTCGCTCGGCCCCATCGTCGGGTTCGTGCTCGATGGGAGCCGCGAGGGCGAGTACGCGCGGGCGCTGCGTGTGCCCATCGTGCTCTTCGAGTCGTTCGTCATGACCTCGGGCATCACGGGCACGCTCAAGAACCTGGGCGTCTGCCGCCCCTACGCGTGGCAAGGCAGCGAGGGGGTGTGTGACGCGGAGGCCGGCATCCCCAGCGATGAGCGCGACCACCGCCGGTCGTTCCCCTCCGGGCACGCTGCCAGCTCGGCCTCCATCGCCGGTGGGCTCTTGGGCATGTGGCTGCTCCCCACGGGGCGTGACGACCGGCTAGCGCCGCTCGCGCTCGGCGTGACGTTGCTGTCGGTCACCACGGCGGCGCTGCGTGTCCGAGCGGGCGCCCACTCGCTGGTGGACGTGGGCGTGGGTTTCGGCATCGGCCTCGGCGTGGGGCTCGGCACGGCGGCGCTCCACGTGCGGTCCAACGAAGCGCGGCGCGTCTCCGTGTCGCCCATGGGGCGCGGGCTCATGTTGCACGGCTCATTCTGA
- a CDS encoding TetR family transcriptional regulator: MPRPSNTTERRAQIIEGLLDVIAADGYEGATIASIAKAAGLGSGLVHYHFSSKQAILLALIERIGELIEARYQRRLAPAGDDPVARLRAFIDAHLALGDDAEPRAVAAWVVVGAEALRQPAVGEVYRQVVAARLTTLEGLASDVLRARAGHARGAKEAAAGIMAAIEGAYQLAAAAPSAMPRGRGARVVERMALGLLDGES; the protein is encoded by the coding sequence ATGCCTCGTCCCAGCAACACCACGGAGCGCCGCGCCCAGATCATCGAGGGCCTGCTCGATGTCATCGCCGCAGACGGGTACGAGGGCGCCACCATCGCGTCCATTGCCAAGGCGGCGGGCCTCGGCAGCGGCCTGGTCCACTATCACTTCAGCTCCAAGCAAGCGATCCTGCTGGCGCTCATCGAGCGCATCGGCGAACTCATCGAGGCACGCTATCAGCGGCGCCTGGCTCCCGCCGGAGATGACCCCGTGGCCCGCCTGCGTGCGTTCATCGACGCGCACCTGGCGCTGGGCGACGACGCTGAGCCGCGCGCCGTGGCAGCCTGGGTGGTGGTGGGCGCGGAAGCGCTCCGGCAGCCGGCCGTGGGTGAGGTGTACCGGCAGGTGGTGGCGGCTCGCCTCACCACGCTCGAGGGGCTGGCCTCGGACGTGCTGCGTGCACGAGCTGGCCACGCGCGCGGGGCCAAGGAAGCGGCGGCCGGGATCATGGCCGCCATCGAAGGCGCCTATCAGCTCGCCGCCGCCGCCCCGAGCGCCATGCCGCGAGGGCGCGGAGCACGCGTGGTGGAGCGCATGGCGCTGGGCCTCTTGGACGGCGAGAGCTGA
- a CDS encoding 2OG-Fe(II) oxygenase codes for MQPNNEVVLIEDALTPDELASLLAELSLRGFRATGGRYPAGYRDNDRLVFDDPALAERLLAMLAPHLPREVTTADAGRAQLVGLNPRFRACRYRDGQSFQRHRDGAFSPSEEVRSERTLMLYLTDGAAHHGGRTRFYESADPSALPTLSITPRAGLATVFPHDAWHDGEAVTGGTKVVLRSDLLYRRVAPELPRPSGHRGYVWDVVSAGPGSFRSVGRDGTLRAWRGGARGLLETSVHTLRLGSPIALARGSSGGMLVGSRHGAVASVRVDASGVHTEGPEQRVHRGAVLHLMGRGDGFVSAGADGVVQALDADGAPLARHALRGGGFLWGLAALPPHSAAAEPRLGMSQPDAHEWLVGGEGGRVHRLVFDGERFHELGRVPAGAGVRSLAAHPTDGAWVGRSDGRVVALAGGLAMQAHAGPVTALALLGDGRLASGGEDGRVLLWDLAELRPGSSAPPRVLAHRHDFITRLLPTLGGHVLAAGYDGQVVLLPTASPVSRSRRTSPTPSRCSAHTPG; via the coding sequence ATGCAACCAAATAACGAGGTCGTGCTGATCGAGGATGCGCTCACCCCGGACGAGCTCGCGAGCCTCCTGGCGGAGCTTTCGTTGCGGGGCTTTCGTGCCACTGGCGGGCGCTATCCCGCAGGCTATCGCGACAACGACCGCTTGGTGTTCGACGACCCCGCGCTGGCCGAGCGGCTGTTGGCCATGCTCGCGCCGCACCTCCCGCGCGAGGTGACCACCGCCGATGCCGGGCGCGCGCAGCTGGTGGGGCTGAACCCTCGCTTCCGAGCGTGCCGGTACCGGGACGGCCAGTCGTTCCAGCGCCACCGCGACGGGGCTTTCTCCCCCTCGGAGGAGGTCCGCAGCGAGCGCACGCTCATGCTGTACCTGACCGACGGCGCGGCGCACCACGGAGGGCGCACGCGCTTCTACGAGAGCGCGGACCCGAGCGCGCTACCCACGCTCAGCATCACGCCGCGGGCGGGCCTGGCCACGGTCTTCCCGCATGACGCCTGGCACGACGGGGAAGCGGTCACCGGAGGCACCAAGGTGGTGCTGCGCAGCGACCTGCTGTACCGCCGCGTGGCGCCCGAGTTGCCGCGTCCCAGCGGGCATCGGGGCTATGTGTGGGACGTGGTGTCCGCTGGACCCGGGAGCTTCCGGAGCGTGGGCCGCGACGGAACGCTGCGAGCGTGGCGTGGCGGTGCGCGCGGCCTGCTCGAGACGTCGGTGCACACGCTGCGGCTCGGGTCGCCCATCGCGCTCGCTCGTGGCTCGAGCGGCGGCATGCTGGTGGGCAGCCGTCACGGCGCCGTGGCGAGCGTGCGCGTGGACGCGAGCGGTGTGCACACCGAGGGGCCGGAGCAGCGTGTCCATCGCGGTGCGGTGCTGCACCTGATGGGCCGTGGGGACGGATTCGTGAGCGCCGGGGCCGATGGCGTGGTGCAGGCGCTCGACGCCGATGGCGCTCCGCTCGCGCGACACGCGCTGCGTGGGGGCGGGTTCCTGTGGGGGCTGGCGGCGCTCCCGCCACACTCGGCAGCTGCCGAACCACGCCTGGGAATGTCCCAGCCGGACGCGCACGAGTGGCTGGTGGGCGGGGAGGGCGGTCGCGTCCATCGCCTGGTGTTCGATGGCGAGCGCTTCCACGAGCTGGGGCGCGTGCCCGCTGGCGCCGGCGTGCGCAGCTTGGCCGCCCACCCGACGGACGGCGCGTGGGTGGGTCGGAGCGATGGGCGTGTGGTGGCGCTCGCAGGCGGCCTCGCGATGCAGGCGCACGCGGGCCCGGTCACCGCGCTGGCGTTGCTCGGAGACGGCCGCCTGGCCAGCGGCGGGGAGGACGGCCGCGTGCTGCTCTGGGACCTGGCGGAGCTGCGACCCGGCAGCTCCGCACCGCCAAGGGTGCTCGCGCACCGCCACGACTTCATCACGCGGCTCTTGCCCACGCTCGGCGGCCATGTGCTGGCGGCCGGCTACGACGGCCAGGTCGTGCTCTTGCCCACCGCTTCGCCCGTCAGCCGTTCGCGGCGTACTTCACCCACACCAAGTCGGTGTTCAGCCCATACACCTGGCTGA